The nucleotide sequence AACCGTGCAGCCGGTCGAGTTTGGTCAGCACCAGATAGAAAGGCAGAGGATGATGCAGAGTTAATCGCAGATCCTGCAGGCGCAGGTGAAGCGCGGCAATAACCCGTTCCCGCTGCGCTTTGTTGTCGGTCAGTAAGCGGTGAATGTCCACCGTCAGGATGATGCCGTTGAGCGGCTGGCGCTGACGGTTTTCGGTGAGCCAGACGAGCAGCGCCTGCCACAGGCGGGCGGGCAGCTGGGGTTTGCCGGTGTCCGGCGGCGATATCTGGTCGATAAGGAACCCGTCCGGGTCAATGATGACGGCTTTCTCCCCTAGCCAGCAGCGCAGATGCAGGGGCAGCGCCTCTTCCCCGCTCAGGGTGTCCGGGGCGGCAATGTCAGTCAGCCGGCAGCCGGCCTGAATCAGGGCGGTTTTGCCGCTGCCGGTGTTACCCATCACCAGGTACCAGGGGCGCTGGTAGAGATAATCCCGGGTCCCCAGATGGCGTTGCAGTTGCGCTTTCCAGTGATGGAGATAACGGTCCTGACGGGTGATATCGGCGCGCACCGGATCGACGGTGTTCAGTTCCCCCTCCAGCTTAAGTTTTTCAAGCTGGCGCAGGCGGCGCCAGATTTTTATCCCGACAACGCTCAGGGCCAGCAGGAGGATGATCACCGTCGCCAGCCAGCGGGCAGACAGGGTGTCCAGCGGATGCGTCTGCTTAAACTGCCAGCCGGGTCCCCACCACCAGAGCCAGATGAGGGCCAGACAGGGCAGGAGGGCCAGTATCAGCGAGGCGGTGGCTTTCAGGGGCGGCAGACGCGGCCTCGCCGGTTTTTTGATATTGTTGAGCAGCAGAGAAAGCCAGTTCATGGGTTAACGCTCCTGTTTGCGGTCGTCGTCTTGGCGGGGGCGGTCATCGGGGCTTTTTCTGCCAGGGCCGCCAGCAGGCCGGGTTCCCAGTCGGCGAGTGACAGGTGTTGTCCTGCCTGGCGCAGCTGGCGGTAATGTTGTTGTGCCAGTGCGTGCATGCCCGCCTGCTCCAGTAACTGGGCCGTCAGTAACTGACCGTAGAATTGATCCCGCGGTTCGGTCAGGTGTTGCTGATATTGCTCCGCGGCGTGGAGGGCGGCTTCCAGTCCGTGTTGCTGAAAACAGTGCCAGACAGCGTCCTGTTCCGGCGTGGTGCCGCTGCTGACGGTGGCGGTCGCCGGGGGATGCAGCCAGTTCAGCGTGGCGTCGGAGATAAACGGGCTCATATCGGAGAAAGACAGGTTTTGCAGGACCGGCAGACGGTCAAGAAAGGCCCGGAGTTCATCGCGGATAGCGTCAGCCACGGCGTGGTAACCCAGTTTGCCGGCGGCCTGTGCCGCGATAGCGTGTCCGTCCAGCCAGTAAGGGGCCAGGGTCAGACTCTGTTCTATCTGTTGCAGCAGGGCGTTATCCGCCGCCGGGAGTTTCGCCAGATAATCGGCGGTGCGGTCTGCCGACGTCGGCGCCAGCGGTGTTTTGCCGGTGCCATTCGCCATCGGTGCTGTGGTTAGATGAGTCACTGTGTAAAGTAAATAACTGTATAAATATCCATAAATTTCTTTATTCTGGGTCAATCGAGTGATATAATATCACTAAATAAAACATTTTTCGGATAAATAAAATGAAAGAATTTTTTTCGTATGCCCAGGATCTCCATGAAAAATCGAAGTTATTGCAGCAGCAAAAGTTGGCATCAGATAAAAAGCTGATGGGACAACTTTTTGAGTCTTATGATCAAAAAACTATTGCAGAACTTTTGCGCAGAGTAAATTATAACGACTGGACCCGTGAAACTTTAAATCGCTGGTTTCACGGAAAATCAGTCCAGAAGTTGTTAACAGAAGTTGAAGTTGCTATGCTCCAAAAAATGCTACCTGAACCACCCAAAAATCATCCTCAATACGGTTTCCGTTTCATTGATCTTTTTGCAGGGATTGGAGGAATTCGAAAAGGTTTTGAAGAAATTGGCGGTCAGTGTGTTTTTACCAGCGAATGGAACAAAGATGCTGTTCGTACCTACAAAGCAAACTGGTATTGTGATCCGGAATCCCATAAATTTAATTCTGATATTCGTGAAATAACATTAAGTGAAAACTCAAAAATAGATGAAAAAGAAGCTTATAAAAATATTGATAAAGAAATTCCAGATCATGATGTTCTTTTGGCAGGCTTTCCATGTCAGCCATTTTCATTAGCAGGTGTTTCGAAAAAGAACTCCCTTGGTCGTGCTCATGGGTTTGAGTGTGATACACAGGGAACTCTTTTTTTTGATGTGGCCAGAATTATTACAGCTAAAAAACCTGCTATTTTTCTTCTGGAAAACGTTAAGAACTTAAAAAGTCATGATAAAGGGAAAACATTCCGTATTATCATGAATACATTGAATGAGCTGGGATACGCTGTTGCTGATGCTGATATCATGGGGCCGAATGATCCTAAAATTATTGATGGAAAATATTTTTTGCCTCAGCATAGGGAACGAATTGTGTTAGTTGGTTTTCGGAAAGATCTGAATATTCATCAAGGATTTACACTTAGGGATATTAGTCGATATTTCCCGAAAGAACGGCCAACACTTGCGGATTTACTTGAACCAGAAGTTGACAGTAAATATATTCTTACCCCTAATCTCTGGAAATATTTATATAATTATGCCAGAAAACATCAGGCTAAAGGAAATGGCTTTGGATTTGGCCTTATAGATCCCAACAATAAGGATAGTGTTACTCGCACACTTTCTGCGCGTTACCATAAAGATGGCTCAGAAATCCTTATTGACCGGGGATGGAATAAAAAGCTTGGGGAACAGGATTTTGATAATCCAGATAACCAGGAAAATCGCCCGCGTCGTTTAACACCGAAAGAATGCGCACGGCTAATGGGGTTTGAGTCTCCTCAGGGAGAAGCATTTCATATTCCAGTTTCAGATACACAAGCTTATCGACAGTTTGGAAACTCAGTTGTTGTGCCTGTATTTACAGCTGTTGCTAAATTATTAGCTCCTTATATAGCGAAAGCAGTGAAACAACAGCAGATAAACAAAGATCAGGCGGCATAGATAATTTATGGCTGATGTTCACAATCCATCCACCCGCAGTAAAAATATGAGAGCAATTCGTAACTGTGATACAGCCATAGAAAAAAAGCTCGTTAAAATTCTTCATGACCTTGGGGTAACTTATAGAGTGCAGGTAAGGGAGCTTCCGGGTAAGCCTGATTTCGTTATTGATGAATATCAGGCTGTTTTGTTTGTTCATGGATGTTTCTGGCATGGGCATAATTGTCATCTATTCAAAACTCCGGCAACCCGAACTGAATTCTGGTTAGATAAAATTGAGAAAAATATCAGAAGAGATCAATTTGTTATGAGTTCTCTTTCGGATAATAGCTGGAAGATATTAGTTATTTGGGAATGTACTTTGAGAGGACGTTTGAAACTGACAGATAATGAGTTGTCAGAAAGAATTGAAGAATGGCTATGTGCCAGTGAAACTCATGCGGAAATTGATACAGTGGGGATACATAAAATACTTTTATAGAAAAATGAGTAGTTATTTGAATTAAAAGTGTTTTTTGACTCTTTTTCTGTAAGAAACAGTTACATTACATACCAAATCGCTTCCACCTATAAGTTTTATTTTGTTTGAAAAATAATCTATCCTTCAGTGTGGCATTCTATTTTTACTTTAATAGAGTTAATCTATAGAGAGATTATAACTAATGGACGGGGCAGAAGATGACTAATAAACTGATAAATATAGATAAAATATCAGTTATCATGAAGGATTTGGGAGCTAAAAAAATTATAGTTAAGCCACTTGCAAACAATGACAATTCTAAACAACAGATATATTTGGGAGCGGATTTTTCTGTCATACAGGGTATTCCTGTTGATGAACTGAAAAGCGCTGGTATGTCAAAAAAAGGTGCGAGATTTAAGGCCACATTAAATTTATTTTGGATAAATACTGACAGTTGTAAAGAACAGGCACATGGTTCTCAAATTATTTTGTATCCTAACTATCCAGAAATTCGCCTGTCGGGAATTATAAATGGTTGTTCAATAGCACCATCTCATTTAATGCAACCGCCAACGAAAGAGGAAAGAATAAATAGATGTGATAAGAATCGTTATTTAATTCTTGGTATATGTAAAGACATGGTTTTTGCTTATATGAGTTCTTGGGAAGACGCTCTTTCCATTGAGCTCAGAGAATTAATAGATAAAAATTTAATGAATCCTGTTTTCTCTGTTTTTTATGAATATTACTCTAATATTAAAGACAGCCGTAGTGATCTTATAACTCGTTTGAAGGAAATTTATTCTTATGGTTTTATTAAATCGCAAAGACTGGATAAAAATGGTAATGTAATTGAATATAGAGCAAGAAATGGGGCAGGTTTTACCCTGGAAAGTTTATTTGGAATTATACCAAATGGCAGATCTGGACCTGATTTTTCTGGTTGGGAATTAAAAGCACATTCAGGAAGCGTTGTAACTTTAATGACACCAGAGCCAAATAAAGGAGAATACATAGAAAATTTACATAAATTTATGAGTGATTATGCATCCAGTAAAAAAGAGGATAGAGTCGATTTTGCCAGTATACATAAAATCGGATTGTTAAACGAAAAAACGAAGCTGACTTTATATCTCGAAGGATATGATTTTGATAAGAAAAAAATTATAGATCCTGATGGCGGATTAGTACTTAGGAGTATAAATGGTAATATTGCTGCTGGCTGGAATTTCGGAAAATTATTAGACCACTGGAAACGGAAACATTCTAAAACATGTTTTGTCTCGTATGATGTGAAAAATGGTGATTTCCCATACTATAAGTTTGGTCCCCAAATTGTATTAGCTACAGGTGCTAATCTTAATAAATTTATAAATGCACTTGAATCAAGTAAAATATACTATGATCCAGGTGTTAATATAAAATACCAGGAAGGATTGTCTAAAGTGAAAAAAAGAAATCAGTTCAGGATAAAATGGAAAGATGTATTAAGTATTTATGATAAAGCTGAGAGCTTAGATTTAAATGAAAATTAATTGAAGTATGAGTTCACTGGAGCATTACGATCATAATAAGGCTGGAAGATTGCAGAGGATCTTTCAGCCTTACTTTTTTAATTAAAAATACCTTTATTCTCAGCTTTTTCTATGAATAAATCTTGTAAACTTCCTTGTATTTCTTCGTCTCCATAAATTAACGTAAAATCACCATCTATATTGGGGGGAAAATGAGAACCATCAATGGTTCCAAATATAGTTGATGATGTATCAGGTATTACTACCTTGAAGAAGTCAAAAATAGCTGTTTTGTCTTGATCATCTAATTTTGATAATGCTTTTCTGGCGTTAGCATACACATCATCATTATTATCTATTGGACGGGTTAAACTATTCTGATAACGGGGTAAGTTGTCATCAAATAATTCACTAAAAATAGATTCTATTATTTTCTCATAATTTTTCATATGGTTATCTTTTCAATGCATTTAAATTTGACTTCCAGCTCAGAGAGATCAAGCTGCGGATGTGGGAATTTATTGGGAATTTATTGGGAATTTATTGGGCGGGATGAGACGTTTAATTTTAAAATGGGCAAGCCAGATTTCTCTGGCTTATCATTATTAATATAAAGTAGCTTTTATAAGTCTTCTATAGCTTGTTTTATTTCTTCTAAGAGAAACTCAGCATAACTATCTGCAATTATGTTTTTAGCTCCGTCTCTTTTGAAGGATAATTCAGTCTCAACTACTACAGCTTCTCCTGTTTTTCCTTTAATATTGGTATCAATAGAATAGGAAGGACCATATCCCGATGATTTTATTTTAATCATCCCTTCATCTATATCACCGGAATCTCTGGCCTGCTTTGTTACATACAGAATACATGGGGCTTGATTTCCATTTATT is from Photorhabdus laumondii subsp. laumondii and encodes:
- the tssA gene encoding type VI secretion system protein TssA, which produces MANGTGKTPLAPTSADRTADYLAKLPAADNALLQQIEQSLTLAPYWLDGHAIAAQAAGKLGYHAVADAIRDELRAFLDRLPVLQNLSFSDMSPFISDATLNWLHPPATATVSSGTTPEQDAVWHCFQQHGLEAALHAAEQYQQHLTEPRDQFYGQLLTAQLLEQAGMHALAQQHYRQLRQAGQHLSLADWEPGLLAALAEKAPMTAPAKTTTANRSVNP
- a CDS encoding DNA cytosine methyltransferase → MKEFFSYAQDLHEKSKLLQQQKLASDKKLMGQLFESYDQKTIAELLRRVNYNDWTRETLNRWFHGKSVQKLLTEVEVAMLQKMLPEPPKNHPQYGFRFIDLFAGIGGIRKGFEEIGGQCVFTSEWNKDAVRTYKANWYCDPESHKFNSDIREITLSENSKIDEKEAYKNIDKEIPDHDVLLAGFPCQPFSLAGVSKKNSLGRAHGFECDTQGTLFFDVARIITAKKPAIFLLENVKNLKSHDKGKTFRIIMNTLNELGYAVADADIMGPNDPKIIDGKYFLPQHRERIVLVGFRKDLNIHQGFTLRDISRYFPKERPTLADLLEPEVDSKYILTPNLWKYLYNYARKHQAKGNGFGFGLIDPNNKDSVTRTLSARYHKDGSEILIDRGWNKKLGEQDFDNPDNQENRPRRLTPKECARLMGFESPQGEAFHIPVSDTQAYRQFGNSVVVPVFTAVAKLLAPYIAKAVKQQQINKDQAA
- a CDS encoding very short patch repair endonuclease, which encodes MADVHNPSTRSKNMRAIRNCDTAIEKKLVKILHDLGVTYRVQVRELPGKPDFVIDEYQAVLFVHGCFWHGHNCHLFKTPATRTEFWLDKIEKNIRRDQFVMSSLSDNSWKILVIWECTLRGRLKLTDNELSERIEEWLCASETHAEIDTVGIHKILL
- a CDS encoding MvaI/BcnI family restriction endonuclease, whose product is MTNKLINIDKISVIMKDLGAKKIIVKPLANNDNSKQQIYLGADFSVIQGIPVDELKSAGMSKKGARFKATLNLFWINTDSCKEQAHGSQIILYPNYPEIRLSGIINGCSIAPSHLMQPPTKEERINRCDKNRYLILGICKDMVFAYMSSWEDALSIELRELIDKNLMNPVFSVFYEYYSNIKDSRSDLITRLKEIYSYGFIKSQRLDKNGNVIEYRARNGAGFTLESLFGIIPNGRSGPDFSGWELKAHSGSVVTLMTPEPNKGEYIENLHKFMSDYASSKKEDRVDFASIHKIGLLNEKTKLTLYLEGYDFDKKKIIDPDGGLVLRSINGNIAAGWNFGKLLDHWKRKHSKTCFVSYDVKNGDFPYYKFGPQIVLATGANLNKFINALESSKIYYDPGVNIKYQEGLSKVKKRNQFRIKWKDVLSIYDKAESLDLNEN
- a CDS encoding SMI1/KNR4 family protein, which translates into the protein MNYIDLIEKEMISSGEEILSSGGVDIDTIREFESLLGVTFPESYKFFLQKYGTLSFGGDDYYGITKKGINGNQAPCILYVTKQARDSGDIDEGMIKIKSSGYGPSYSIDTNIKGKTGEAVVVETELSFKRDGAKNIIADSYAEFLLEEIKQAIEDL